The Enteractinococcus fodinae genome has a segment encoding these proteins:
- a CDS encoding GOLPH3/VPS74 family protein has translation MMSSPGEAQPRPLNLAEYYLLSCLDDGGKLQAPLRTVRIGLAGAVLTDLARRGCLYVTRDVVMVNSHHEAELEQPLHTVLQIMKDAPENQDAEQWINRFSRPALMDAVVRMLEFREEITVVKKKFLGMFPRTRMVPNESYGRMDMYVRLRATLLGRDTALDATTWPLVQLLYSTDVLPSIFPGLQNREVKARLAEFHAEAEHEEPAISEALQAMENAIAEALTATRGQATGMRG, from the coding sequence ATGATGTCTTCACCTGGAGAAGCCCAACCGCGGCCGTTGAACCTGGCAGAATATTATCTGCTGAGCTGTCTGGATGATGGAGGCAAGCTCCAAGCTCCGCTACGTACCGTTCGTATCGGATTAGCCGGTGCGGTCCTCACGGACTTGGCACGACGCGGCTGTCTGTATGTCACCCGGGATGTGGTGATGGTCAATTCCCACCACGAAGCAGAGCTCGAACAGCCATTACATACCGTCCTCCAGATTATGAAAGACGCTCCCGAGAACCAAGACGCCGAGCAGTGGATCAACCGGTTCTCGCGTCCGGCACTCATGGACGCGGTGGTGAGGATGCTGGAGTTTCGTGAAGAAATCACGGTGGTCAAAAAGAAGTTTTTGGGGATGTTTCCACGCACCAGGATGGTCCCCAACGAGTCCTATGGACGGATGGACATGTATGTCAGGCTCCGAGCCACCCTGCTTGGACGAGATACCGCCCTGGATGCGACCACCTGGCCATTAGTACAACTGCTGTATTCCACAGATGTGCTGCCCAGTATCTTTCCAGGCCTGCAGAATAGAGAAGTGAAAGCCCGGTTAGCTGAGTTCCATGCAGAAGCCGAACACGAAGAACCAGCCATTTCCGAAGCACTACAGGCCATGGAGAACGCCATCGCAGAGGCTTTAACTGCTACCCGAGGGCAGGCCACGGGAATGCGAGGTTAG
- a CDS encoding SufE family protein: MPAQTIEVLDELIADFQDLPESDRLELLLEFSDNLPEPPERYAGHEDEMEQVTECQTPLFLAVEYSDEEDPIVTLIISAPPEAPTTRGFAGVLIEGLSGQRASEILTVPDDIPNRLGLTNALTPLRLRGMSALLGRIKRNITTHLS, encoded by the coding sequence ATGCCTGCGCAAACCATTGAGGTTCTTGACGAACTCATCGCTGACTTCCAAGACCTGCCCGAATCCGACCGTCTCGAACTGCTGTTGGAGTTCTCCGATAATCTTCCAGAACCACCGGAACGCTATGCCGGTCACGAAGATGAGATGGAACAGGTCACCGAATGTCAGACACCGCTATTTTTGGCTGTGGAATACTCCGACGAAGAAGATCCGATCGTCACACTGATTATCTCGGCTCCGCCTGAAGCCCCTACAACTCGCGGCTTTGCTGGCGTCCTCATTGAGGGACTATCAGGTCAGCGTGCCTCAGAGATCCTGACAGTTCCGGACGATATCCCGAATAGGCTCGGGCTGACCAACGCGCTGACACCGCTGCGCCTTCGAGGTATGAGCGCGCTCTTAGGTCGTATTAAGCGGAATATCACCACGCATTTGTCATAA
- a CDS encoding sulfurtransferase codes for MTTSVPVEQSDYAHPEKLVSTAWVAEHKDHPNVVVLESNEDTLLYSTGHIPGAIKIDWHTELNDPVTRDFIGPEGFAKMAASKGISRDTTVIFYGDKSNWWAAYALWVFTLYGHEDVRLMNGGRDKWIAEGREITREVPDVTEGDYPVVERDDSTERANKAQVLDSIGKLPLIDVRSAAEYTGETTHMAGYPQEGTLRGGHIPTAESVPWATAANEDGTFKSREELTKVYAEDANLGQTDQVIAYCRIGERSAHTWFVLRYLLGYDSVRNYDGSWTEWGNSVGVPIVVGAEPGQAPS; via the coding sequence ATGACTACCTCAGTTCCGGTGGAACAATCCGACTACGCGCACCCAGAAAAACTCGTCTCAACAGCTTGGGTAGCGGAACACAAGGACCATCCCAACGTCGTTGTTCTAGAGTCGAATGAAGATACTCTGCTCTATTCGACCGGGCACATTCCCGGGGCCATCAAAATTGACTGGCACACCGAGCTGAACGATCCCGTCACCCGTGATTTCATCGGACCGGAGGGCTTTGCCAAAATGGCTGCCTCAAAGGGCATCAGCCGCGACACGACAGTTATTTTCTACGGTGATAAGTCAAACTGGTGGGCTGCCTATGCGCTGTGGGTCTTTACACTCTACGGGCACGAAGATGTCCGCCTGATGAATGGTGGCCGAGACAAGTGGATTGCGGAAGGCCGCGAAATCACTCGCGAGGTCCCAGATGTCACTGAAGGTGACTACCCGGTTGTCGAACGCGATGACTCAACCGAACGTGCCAACAAAGCACAGGTATTAGACAGCATCGGCAAACTGCCACTGATTGATGTCCGTTCCGCCGCCGAATATACCGGGGAAACCACGCACATGGCGGGCTACCCACAAGAAGGCACCCTGCGTGGTGGCCACATCCCGACCGCCGAATCGGTGCCATGGGCAACCGCGGCCAATGAGGATGGCACCTTCAAATCCCGCGAAGAGCTGACCAAGGTCTACGCGGAGGATGCAAACCTGGGCCAAACCGATCAGGTCATTGCGTACTGCCGAATTGGTGAGCGCTCAGCGCACACCTGGTTTGTGTTGCGTTACTTGCTCGGATATGACTCCGTACGAAACTACGACGGCTCCTGGACTGAGTGGGGCAACAGCGTCGGCGTACCGATTGTGGTTGGTGCAGAGCCCGGCCAAGCGCCAAGCTAA